One window of Triticum dicoccoides isolate Atlit2015 ecotype Zavitan chromosome 5A, WEW_v2.0, whole genome shotgun sequence genomic DNA carries:
- the LOC119303055 gene encoding CBL-interacting protein kinase 7-like, producing MAVAKSKAGKHAAPLLGKYELGRLLGRGTFAKVYHARSLVGGEAVAIKVLDKPELAATAGMDARVLGEVSAMRRLRHPNVLRLHEVLATRSKVYLVMELAPGGDLLSRLAALPKRRLPEHAARRVFLQLVSALIYCHARGVSHRDVKPQNVLIDADGNLKVCDFGLAALPESHRDDGRLHTACGTPAFAAPEVLRRKAYDGVKADAWSCGVILYVLLAGRLPFDDSNIAEMCMKAHRREYTLPEWVSQPARRLVSRLLDPNPATRLTVAELSSHPWFKRSLSLDSQLGSLLGGAPERDLLFQAPPTLNAFDIISMSPGLDLSGLFGENRRSREKRFMTTASPEQMVEQLGHSGAKLGYFMVGKKGVERLPLGGLSGLVAMSMEMSEVAPPLMLVELRLEAGDDEEVQAFGWDELRTELGEVVMAWHGCEELRTGAGGGALGCKCLFGLGVPEMVVIAGVAALLFGPKQLPEIGRSVGKTVKSFQQAAKEFETELKKEPGEGDDQPPPATPTAVSSSDDEEKKELEASSRKESA from the exons ATGGCCGTCGCCAAGAGCAAGGCGGGCAAGCACGCCGCCCCGCTGCTCGGCAAGTACGAGCTCGGCCGCCTCCTCGGCCGCGGCACCTTCGCCAAGGTCTACCACGCGCGCTCCCTCGTCGGCGGCGAGGCCGTGGCCATCAAGGTGCTCGACAAGCCCGAGCTGGCCGCCACGGCCGGCATGGACGCGCGCGTGCTCGGCGAGGTCTCCGCCATGCGCCGCCTCCGCCACCCCAACGTGCTGCGCCTCCACGAGGTGCTCGCCACGCGCTCCAAGGTCTACCTCGTCATGGAGCTCGCCCCCGGCGGCGACCTGCTCTCCAGGCTCGCCGCGCTCCCCAagcgccgcctccccgagcacgccgcgcGCCGGGTCTTCCTCCAGCTCGTCTCCGCGCTCATCTACTGCCACGCGCGCGGCGTCTCCCACCGCGACGTCAAGCCGCAGAACGTCCTCATCGACGCCGACGGCAACCTCAAGGTCTGCGACTTCGGCCTCGCCGCGCTCCCGGAGTCCCACCGCGACGACGGACGCCTGCACACCGCCTGCGGCACGCCCGCCTTCGCCGCGCCCGAGGTGCTCCGCCGCAAGGCCTACGACGGCGTCAAGGCCGACGCATGGTCCTGCGGCGTCATCCTCTAcgtcctcctcgccggccgccTGCCGTTCGACGACTCCAACATCGCCGAGATGTGCATGAAGGCGCACCGCCGCGAGTACACGCTCCCGGAGTGGGTGTCCCAGCCGGCGCGTCGCCTCGTGAGCCGCCTGCTCGACCCCAACCCAGCCACCCGCCTCACGGTCGCCGAGCTCTCCAGCCACCCGTGGTTCAAACGGTCGCTCAGCCTCGACTCGCAGCTCGGCAGCCTCCTCGGCGGCGCGCCGGAGCGCGACCTCCTGTTCCAGGCCCCGCCAACACTCAACGCGTTCGACATCATAAGCATGTCGCCGGGGCTCGACCTGTCGGGACTCTTCGGGGAGAACCGGCGGAGCCGGGAGAAGCGGTTCATGACGACGGCGTCGCCGGAGCAGATGGTCGAGCAGCTCGGGCACTCGGGCGCAAAGCTCGGTTACTTCATGGTGGGCAAGAAAGGAGTAGAGCGCCTTCCACTAGGCGGCCTGTCAGGGCTCGTGGCCATGTCCATGGAGATGTCGGAGGTGGCACCACCCCTGATGCTCGTCGAGCTTCGGCTGGAGGCAGGCGACGACGAGGAGGTccaggcgttcggatgggacgagcTTAGGACGGAGCTTGGGGAGGTGGTCATGGCGTGGCATGGATGCGAGGAATT GCGGACGGGCGCGGGGGGCGGCGCGCTCGGGTGCAAGTGCCTGTTCGGGCTCGGCGTTCCGGAGATGGTCGTCATCGCCGGCGTCGCGGCGCTGCTGTTCGGCCCCAAGCAGCTCCCCGAGATCGGCCGCAGCGTCGGCAAGACCGTCAAGAGCTTCCAGCAG GCAGCCAAGGAATTTGAAACAGAACTGAAAAAAGAACCCGGGGAAGGCGACgaccagcctccacctgcaacccCCACGGCGGTCAGCAGCAGCGACGATGAAGAGAAAAAGGAGCTAGAGGCATCGAGTAGGAAAGAGAGCGCATGA
- the LOC119303056 gene encoding protein OSB1, mitochondrial-like has protein sequence MVLLAVASSLKTLNPTLSPSPSRRRLLLSSSHLRLPPLLSRSGRLRCSAGYGDAAAPQQAAPTTQRPDEIPWSRELCNSVRLIGTVGTDIELRQLPSGASVARGRIAVWKSATETTWVTLAFWDDLAVMASEHVKQGDRIFVSGRLVSDTVEEGPEKRQVYYKVVVQQFNFIESFQPVRLYSESSQDGGKHGDYVGNDSTSGSTENKKGDYMSSSSRSTEALWQAFFANPLDWWDNRKDKKNPRYPDFKHKSTGEALWVEGRNNPNWVVSQLAILDSRMGSLQDKQRKPVSYMYADDFMTSDASD, from the exons ATGGTTCTCCTCGCCGTCGCGTCCTCGCTCAAAACCCTAAACCCTACCTTGAGCCCGAGCCCCAGCCGACGCCGTCTCCTCCTCAGCTCCTCCCATCTCCGCCTGCCGCCGCTGCTCTCGCGGAGCGGCCGCCTCCGCTGCTCGGCCGGCTACGGCGATGCCGCCGCGCCGCAGCAGGCGGCTCCGACGACGCAGCGGCCGGACGAGATCCCGTGGAGCAGGGAGCTCTGCAACTCGGTGCGGCTCATAGGGACTGTGGGCACGGACAtcgagctgcgccagctccccagcGGCGCCTCCGTCGCGCGGGGGCGCATTGCCGTCTGGAAGTCGGCCACCGAGACCACCTG GGTAACTCTTGCATTTTGGGACGACTTGGCTGTTATGGCCTCTGAGCATGTAAAACAAGGAGACCGAATATTTGTTTCTGGACGGCTTGTATCAGATACTGTTGAGGAGGGGCCTGAGAAGCGGCAGGTTTACTACAAG GTTGTCGTTCAACAGTTCAACTTCATTGAGTCCTTCCAACCTGTGCGGTTATATTCAGAGTCAAGCCAGGATG GTGGAAAGCATGGAGATTATGTTGGTAATGATTCTACCTCTGGTTCAACTGAGAATAAAAAGGGAGATTACATGAGTTCCTCCTCTCGTTCAACTGAAGCACTGTGGCAAGCATTCTTCGCTAATCCTCTTGACTGGTGGGATAACAGGAAAGATAAG AAGAACCCAAGGTATCCAGACTTCAAGCACAAGAGCACCGGCGAAGCGCTGTGGGTTGAGGGGAGGAACAACCCCAACTGGGTCGTCTCCCAGCTGGCGATCTTGGACTCGAGGATGGGTTCCCTGCAGGACAAGCAGAGGAAACCAGTCTCCTACATGTACGCCGACGACTTCATGACATCTGACGCCAGCGACTAG